From Streptomyces sp. NBC_00690, a single genomic window includes:
- a CDS encoding N-acetylmuramoyl-L-alanine amidase, with the protein MPAAPGRRRPSGVLIALALSIVALLAGSLTGWLLSRSTGEPSDAKGPSAGVASGSPAPSPSGRTADAEAPSAPSSREARGSLAGKTVVIDPGHNPGNFRHPEEIGRLVDAGTHRKECDTTGTSTNNGYTEAEFTRDVSQRLRKLLERQGARVSFTHDGDRPFGPCVDERARRGNEAKADAVISVHADGSGRGNRGFHMILPGPVTTGSADTTGIIGPSRELGERIADGFARTTGSARSNYVGNGSGLHVRTDLGGLNLSTVPKVFIECGNMRDAQDAALLTSPRWRQSAARGIASGLQDFLVK; encoded by the coding sequence ATGCCGGCCGCCCCCGGGCGCCGCCGGCCTTCCGGAGTCCTGATCGCCCTCGCCCTCAGCATCGTCGCCCTGCTGGCGGGTTCGCTGACGGGCTGGCTGTTGTCGCGGTCCACGGGCGAACCGTCCGACGCGAAGGGGCCGTCGGCGGGCGTCGCATCCGGGTCCCCGGCACCGTCACCGAGTGGTCGGACGGCCGACGCCGAAGCACCGTCGGCACCGAGCAGCCGCGAGGCGCGCGGCAGCCTCGCCGGCAAGACCGTGGTCATCGACCCGGGGCACAATCCCGGCAACTTCCGGCATCCCGAGGAGATCGGGCGGCTGGTCGACGCGGGAACCCATCGCAAGGAATGCGACACCACCGGCACCTCCACCAACAACGGCTACACGGAGGCCGAGTTCACCCGGGATGTGTCACAACGGCTGCGCAAGCTGTTGGAACGACAGGGCGCCCGCGTCTCCTTCACCCATGACGGCGACCGCCCCTTCGGTCCCTGTGTGGACGAACGGGCCCGCCGCGGCAACGAGGCGAAGGCGGACGCCGTCATCTCGGTCCACGCCGACGGCTCCGGCAGGGGCAATCGCGGCTTCCATATGATCCTGCCCGGTCCGGTCACCACCGGCTCGGCCGACACCACGGGGATCATCGGCCCCTCCCGGGAGCTGGGCGAGCGCATCGCCGACGGCTTCGCCCGTACGACCGGCAGCGCCCGCTCGAACTACGTCGGCAACGGCAGCGGTCTGCACGTCCGTACGGATCTCGGCGGGCTCAATCTGTCCACCGTGCCGAAAGTCTTCATCGAGTGCGGCAACATGCGGGACGCCCAGGACGCAGCCCTGCTGACCAGCCCCCGCTGGCGGCAGTCGGCCGCGCGGGGCATCGCCTCGGGACTCCAGGACTTCTTGGTGAAATGA
- a CDS encoding glycosyltransferase family 4 protein, with the protein MTAEAIEAGPHRRPDSGSDSGAGSDSGPGQHVGQLAAEPAGPALPATSSSGAAAPPAAPTVPDPGSAAPGTAAAGPGDKPLRIALLSYKGNPYCGGQGVYVRHLSRELARLGHSVEVIGAQPYPVLDDGVVLTELPSLDLYRSPDPFRTPARDEYRDWIDGLEVATMWTGGFPEPLTFSLRAGRHLAARRGQFDVVHDNQTLGYGLLRDLGAPLVTTVHHPITVDRRLDLDAAADWRRRASVRRWYGFTRMQKRVARRLPSVVTVSGTSRDEIVEHLGVAQERIGVVHIGADTDLFAPDPTVPEVPGRIVATSSADVPLKGLVHLVEALAKVRTEHPAAHLVVVGKRAEDGPVARLIERYGLGDAVEFVKGISDPELVDLVRGAQVACVPSLYEGFSLPAAEAMATGTPLVATTGGAIPEVAGPDGRTCLAVPPGDAGALSAALCRLLSDQALRARLGEAGRQRVLERFTWAKAAQGTVELYRAAIARTIR; encoded by the coding sequence GTGACCGCTGAGGCCATTGAGGCCGGCCCTCATCGGAGGCCCGACTCAGGGTCGGACTCGGGTGCGGGATCGGATTCCGGGCCCGGCCAGCACGTCGGTCAACTCGCCGCCGAACCGGCCGGCCCCGCCCTGCCGGCCACCTCGTCCTCCGGTGCCGCCGCCCCACCCGCTGCCCCCACGGTTCCCGACCCCGGCTCGGCCGCGCCCGGCACCGCCGCCGCAGGCCCCGGTGACAAACCGCTGCGCATCGCACTGCTCAGCTACAAGGGCAATCCGTACTGCGGCGGTCAGGGTGTCTACGTACGGCACCTGTCGCGCGAGTTGGCCCGCCTCGGGCACAGCGTCGAGGTCATCGGTGCCCAGCCCTATCCCGTCCTCGACGACGGAGTGGTGCTCACGGAACTGCCGAGCCTCGATCTGTACCGCAGCCCCGATCCGTTCCGCACGCCCGCCCGCGATGAATACCGCGACTGGATCGACGGGCTCGAAGTCGCCACCATGTGGACCGGTGGGTTTCCCGAGCCGCTGACGTTCTCCCTGCGCGCGGGCCGCCATCTGGCTGCGCGGCGCGGACAGTTCGATGTCGTGCACGACAACCAGACCCTTGGGTACGGGCTGTTGAGGGATCTCGGTGCGCCACTGGTCACCACCGTCCACCATCCGATCACGGTGGACCGCCGGCTGGACCTGGACGCCGCCGCCGACTGGCGCAGACGGGCGTCCGTACGCCGTTGGTACGGCTTCACCCGGATGCAAAAGCGCGTCGCCAGGCGGCTGCCCTCCGTGGTGACCGTCTCTGGGACCTCCCGGGACGAGATCGTCGAGCACCTCGGGGTCGCGCAGGAGCGCATCGGGGTCGTTCATATCGGCGCCGACACGGACCTCTTCGCACCGGACCCCACCGTCCCCGAGGTGCCCGGGAGGATCGTCGCCACCTCCAGCGCCGACGTACCCCTGAAGGGCCTCGTCCATCTCGTGGAGGCCCTGGCCAAGGTCCGCACCGAACACCCCGCGGCCCATCTGGTGGTCGTGGGCAAGCGTGCCGAGGACGGGCCGGTCGCCCGACTGATCGAACGGTACGGACTCGGTGACGCCGTCGAGTTCGTCAAGGGCATCTCCGACCCCGAACTCGTCGATCTGGTCCGCGGTGCGCAAGTGGCCTGCGTACCGTCGCTGTACGAGGGGTTCTCGCTGCCCGCGGCCGAGGCGATGGCCACCGGGACACCGCTGGTGGCCACCACGGGTGGCGCCATCCCCGAGGTGGCCGGGCCCGACGGACGCACCTGTCTGGCCGTCCCCCCGGGCGATGCGGGCGCGCTCTCCGCCGCGCTCTGCCGACTGCTGTCGGACCAGGCGTTGCGGGCCCGACTCGGTGAGGCCGGCCGACAGCGGGTGCTGGAACGGTTTACCTGGGCGAAAGCGGCCCAGGGCACGGTCGAGTTGTACCGGGCGGCGATCGCGAGGACCATCCGGTGA
- a CDS encoding Nif3-like dinuclear metal center hexameric protein gives MPRLSEVIDALDALWPPARAEQWDAVGTVCGDPGAQVQRVLFAVDPVQEIADEAVDIGAQLIVTHHPLYLRGTTTVAADHFKGRVIHSLIKNDIALHVAHTNADTADPGVSDALAGALDLRVVRPLVPDPTDASGRRGLGRICELDHPQTLAEFAARAAERLPATAQGIRFAGDPDAVVHTVAVSGGSGDSLFDMVRSAGVDAFLTADLRHHPVSEATQRSPLGLVDAAHWATEWPWCELAASQLDEISDRHGWNLRVHVSRTVTDPWTSQLSSRLSSPGAPN, from the coding sequence GTGCCCCGCCTCTCTGAAGTCATCGACGCCCTCGACGCCCTGTGGCCACCCGCGCGGGCCGAGCAGTGGGACGCCGTCGGCACCGTCTGCGGTGACCCCGGCGCACAGGTGCAGCGGGTGCTGTTCGCCGTCGACCCGGTCCAGGAGATCGCGGACGAGGCGGTCGACATCGGGGCCCAGTTGATCGTCACCCATCACCCGCTCTATCTGCGCGGTACGACGACGGTCGCCGCCGACCACTTCAAGGGCCGTGTCATCCACAGCCTGATCAAGAACGACATCGCCCTGCACGTCGCGCACACCAATGCCGACACCGCGGACCCCGGTGTCTCCGACGCCCTCGCGGGCGCCCTCGACCTACGGGTCGTGCGCCCCCTGGTGCCCGATCCCACCGATGCCTCCGGGCGCCGCGGGCTCGGCCGCATCTGTGAGCTGGACCACCCCCAGACCCTGGCGGAGTTCGCCGCCAGGGCCGCCGAGCGACTGCCCGCCACCGCCCAGGGAATCCGCTTCGCGGGTGACCCGGACGCCGTCGTGCACACGGTCGCCGTGAGCGGCGGCTCGGGCGACAGCCTCTTCGACATGGTGAGGTCAGCAGGCGTGGACGCCTTCCTCACCGCCGATCTGCGTCACCATCCGGTCTCCGAAGCCACCCAGCGCTCCCCGCTGGGCCTGGTGGATGCCGCACACTGGGCCACCGAATGGCCCTGGTGCGAACTTGCGGCCAGCCAGCTCGACGAGATCTCCGACCGACACGGTTGGAACCTTCGGGTCCATGTCTCGCGCACGGTCACCGACCCCTGGACCTCTCAACTCTCTTCACGTCTCTCTTCTCCTGGAGCCCCCAACTGA
- a CDS encoding MFS transporter, with protein sequence MAPAPTDIQQTRISTPTPRTTRTLLVLFAACAGQFLVVLDVSVVNVALPSMRADLGLSTAGLQWVLNAYAIAFAGFMLIGGRAADIFGRKRTFLFGLGLFTVASLAGGLAQEGWQLLAARGVQGLGAAVLAPATLTIVTSAVPAGPARTRAIGTWSAVGAAGGAAGGFVGGALTDLLSWRWVLLINVPVGALVIAGAVFWLTESRESVSRRLDLPGAVLVTAGLAAVAYGIVQTEEVGWISVETLLPLLGGLVVLGVFALVEARTAVPLMPLKVFRSRAVTAANVTMMIIGSASFTMWFFMTMYAQNVLDYSPLKAGLALIPSSIAVVVGSTLAPRLMHRAGAANIAVIGALVAATGLGWQSTMTADGGYFMAIMIPGVLMMMGIGLSATPLAALAMAGAGPGDAGLVSGLINTSRTMGGALGLAIFSTVAASRTGDSTAATDLTDGYALAFRVGAGLLLVGAALMALWLPRRADAN encoded by the coding sequence ATGGCCCCAGCCCCCACAGACATCCAGCAGACCCGCATATCCACCCCCACCCCCCGCACCACGCGCACCCTGCTCGTCCTCTTCGCCGCCTGCGCCGGGCAGTTCCTCGTCGTCCTCGACGTCTCGGTCGTCAATGTGGCCCTCCCGTCCATGCGCGCCGACCTCGGGCTCTCCACCGCCGGCCTGCAGTGGGTGCTCAACGCCTACGCCATCGCGTTCGCCGGATTCATGCTCATCGGCGGTCGGGCCGCCGACATCTTCGGGCGCAAGCGAACCTTCCTCTTCGGCCTCGGTCTCTTCACCGTCGCCTCCCTTGCCGGTGGACTGGCCCAGGAGGGATGGCAGTTGCTCGCCGCCCGCGGCGTCCAGGGCCTCGGCGCTGCGGTGCTCGCACCCGCCACCCTCACCATCGTGACCTCGGCCGTCCCCGCGGGGCCCGCCAGGACACGGGCGATCGGCACCTGGTCGGCCGTGGGCGCCGCAGGCGGCGCGGCCGGTGGGTTCGTGGGCGGGGCGCTCACCGATCTGCTCTCCTGGCGCTGGGTGCTCCTCATCAATGTGCCGGTGGGGGCACTCGTCATCGCCGGCGCCGTCTTCTGGCTCACGGAGAGCCGGGAGAGCGTGAGCCGTCGTCTCGATCTGCCCGGCGCGGTCCTGGTGACCGCCGGACTGGCAGCGGTCGCCTACGGGATCGTCCAGACCGAGGAAGTCGGTTGGATCTCCGTCGAGACGCTGCTGCCCCTGCTGGGCGGTCTCGTGGTGTTGGGAGTGTTCGCACTGGTGGAGGCCAGGACCGCCGTCCCGCTGATGCCGTTGAAGGTGTTCCGGTCACGAGCGGTCACCGCGGCCAACGTCACGATGATGATCATCGGCTCGGCGTCGTTCACCATGTGGTTCTTTATGACGATGTACGCCCAGAACGTCCTGGACTACTCACCCCTGAAAGCGGGGTTGGCCCTCATTCCCAGCTCGATCGCCGTGGTGGTCGGCTCAACCCTCGCGCCCCGGCTGATGCACCGGGCCGGAGCGGCGAACATCGCCGTGATCGGTGCCCTGGTGGCCGCGACGGGTCTCGGCTGGCAGTCGACGATGACCGCCGACGGCGGCTACTTCATGGCGATCATGATTCCTGGTGTGCTGATGATGATGGGCATCGGCCTGTCGGCCACCCCGCTCGCCGCGCTGGCGATGGCGGGGGCGGGGCCAGGGGACGCCGGTCTGGTCTCCGGGCTGATCAACACCTCGCGCACGATGGGCGGCGCACTGGGCCTGGCGATCTTCTCGACGGTCGCTGCGTCACGCACCGGGGACAGTACGGCTGCGACCGATCTGACCGACGGGTACGCGCTCGCCTTCCGGGTGGGCGCCGGACTGCTGCTCGTCGGAGCCGCGCTGATGGCGCTGTGGCTGCCGCGCCGCGCGGACGCCAACTGA
- a CDS encoding zinc ribbon domain-containing protein yields MNAAPADQIRLLDVQALDVRLSQLAHKRQSLPEHAEIDSLTKDVTQLRDLLVAAQTQESDTAREQTKAEQDVDQVRQRAVRDQQRLDSGAVSSPKDLESLQREIVSLAKRQGDLEDIVLDVMERREAAQERVKELTERVASVQAKADLATARRDSATQELDDEAAAATKERETISAVVPADLLKLYEKLRVQQGGVGAARLFQRRCEGCQLELNITEVNEVRAAPRDSVLRCENCRRILIRTQESGL; encoded by the coding sequence CTGAACGCCGCGCCCGCCGACCAGATCCGACTCCTCGACGTCCAGGCCCTCGACGTACGACTGTCGCAGCTCGCCCACAAGCGGCAGTCGCTGCCGGAGCACGCCGAGATCGACTCGCTCACCAAGGACGTCACCCAGCTGCGCGACCTGCTCGTCGCGGCGCAGACGCAGGAGAGCGACACCGCCCGCGAGCAGACGAAGGCCGAGCAGGACGTGGACCAGGTGCGCCAGCGCGCCGTACGCGACCAGCAGCGGTTGGACTCCGGCGCGGTCAGCTCCCCCAAGGACCTGGAGAGCCTCCAGCGCGAGATCGTCTCCCTCGCCAAGCGCCAGGGCGACCTGGAGGACATCGTCCTCGATGTGATGGAGCGCCGTGAGGCGGCGCAGGAGCGGGTCAAGGAGCTGACCGAGCGCGTCGCCTCCGTGCAGGCCAAGGCCGACCTCGCCACCGCCCGCCGGGACAGCGCCACACAGGAGTTGGACGACGAAGCCGCGGCGGCGACGAAGGAGCGCGAGACCATCTCGGCCGTCGTCCCGGCCGATCTGCTGAAGCTGTACGAGAAGCTCCGGGTCCAGCAGGGCGGAGTGGGCGCGGCACGCCTCTTCCAGCGCCGCTGCGAGGGCTGCCAGTTGGAGCTGAACATCACCGAGGTCAACGAGGTGCGCGCCGCACCCCGCGATTCGGTGCTGCGCTGCGAGAACTGCCGTCGGATTCTGATCCGCACCCAGGAGTCGGGGCTGTAG
- a CDS encoding LLM class F420-dependent oxidoreductase produces the protein MRLGLALGHWGRGPTPGHLDLAREAERIGYHSVWTGETWGSDAFTPLVWIAAHTSRIHLGTAVAQMAARTPVATAMHALTLDHLSGGRMMLGLGLSQPPVVEGWYGRPFPASPLAAAREYVEIVRQVLRREAPVELDGRYHRHPHPGEDGTVRAEPLKSITHPLRADLPILLGAEGPKNVAQTTRIADGWLPLYWSPLRTDVHKEALTGLAKGFTVAPMARAQVCDDISEGLLPVKAMLGSYLGGTGHTTGAFHADLMARMGYESEARHIQALFAQGRRREAVLAVPDAFADEISLVGPRERIAERLELWRSGPVTDLLLTSPDLQTLRVMAELVL, from the coding sequence ATGCGACTGGGACTCGCTCTCGGCCATTGGGGCCGTGGACCGACCCCCGGCCATCTCGATCTCGCCCGCGAGGCCGAACGCATCGGCTACCACTCGGTGTGGACGGGCGAGACTTGGGGCTCCGACGCATTCACACCACTGGTCTGGATCGCCGCCCACACCTCACGCATCCATCTGGGCACCGCGGTCGCCCAGATGGCGGCCCGCACCCCCGTCGCGACCGCGATGCACGCGCTCACCCTGGACCACCTCTCGGGCGGACGCATGATGCTCGGTCTTGGTCTGTCGCAACCCCCGGTGGTGGAGGGCTGGTACGGACGCCCCTTCCCGGCAAGTCCGCTGGCTGCGGCGAGGGAGTACGTGGAAATCGTCCGCCAGGTGCTGCGACGGGAGGCCCCGGTGGAGCTCGACGGCCGCTACCACCGCCATCCCCACCCCGGCGAGGACGGCACGGTCCGGGCAGAGCCCCTGAAGTCGATCACTCATCCGCTCCGTGCCGACCTTCCGATCCTGCTCGGCGCGGAGGGCCCGAAGAACGTCGCACAGACGACCCGCATCGCGGACGGCTGGCTTCCGCTGTACTGGTCGCCGCTCCGCACCGATGTGCACAAGGAGGCGCTGACCGGCTTAGCCAAGGGTTTCACCGTCGCCCCGATGGCCCGTGCACAGGTCTGCGACGACATCTCGGAAGGGCTCCTCCCGGTCAAGGCGATGCTCGGTTCCTATCTCGGCGGCACCGGTCACACCACCGGTGCCTTCCACGCCGATCTGATGGCGCGCATGGGGTACGAGTCAGAGGCGCGGCACATCCAGGCCCTGTTCGCCCAGGGACGCCGTCGGGAAGCGGTCCTCGCGGTGCCGGACGCCTTCGCGGACGAGATATCGCTCGTCGGGCCGCGGGAACGCATCGCCGAGCGGCTTGAGTTGTGGCGTTCCGGCCCGGTGACGGACCTGCTGCTCACCTCGCCCGACCTCCAGACGCTGCGGGTGATGGCGGAGTTGGTGCTCTGA
- a CDS encoding class I SAM-dependent methyltransferase translates to MPAAAPAQDPAAAPAQDILAAFVGTKGFMPVSEGLALYEAATEAGALGLPLLEVGTYCGRSTILLAAAARAAGVTAVTVDHHRGSEEQQPGWEYHDPSVVDPELGRMDTLPTFRRALHLAGLEEHVVAVVGRSPQVARLWGTPLGLVFIDGGHTDEHAGGDYDGWAPHLADGGLLVIHDVFPDPADGGQAPYRVYCRAVASGGFTEVSVTESLRVLRRTGPLG, encoded by the coding sequence ATGCCCGCCGCCGCACCCGCGCAGGACCCCGCTGCCGCACCCGCGCAGGACATCCTCGCCGCCTTCGTCGGCACCAAGGGGTTCATGCCCGTCTCCGAGGGGCTGGCACTGTACGAGGCCGCGACGGAGGCGGGAGCGCTCGGGCTGCCCCTGTTGGAGGTCGGGACCTACTGCGGGCGCTCGACCATCCTGCTCGCCGCCGCGGCGCGGGCGGCCGGGGTCACGGCCGTCACCGTCGACCACCACCGGGGCAGCGAGGAGCAGCAGCCGGGCTGGGAGTACCACGACCCTTCGGTCGTCGATCCCGAACTGGGCCGGATGGACACCCTGCCGACGTTCCGTCGGGCGTTGCACCTAGCCGGACTGGAGGAGCACGTGGTAGCGGTGGTCGGCCGTTCCCCGCAGGTGGCACGGTTGTGGGGGACCCCGCTCGGGTTGGTCTTCATCGACGGCGGACACACCGACGAGCACGCGGGCGGCGACTACGACGGCTGGGCGCCGCACCTCGCGGACGGCGGGCTGCTGGTGATCCACGATGTCTTCCCCGATCCCGCGGACGGTGGACAGGCGCCGTATCGGGTGTACTGCCGTGCGGTGGCGTCGGGAGGGTTCACCGAGGTCTCGGTGACGGAGTCGCTGCGGGTCCTGCGTCGCACCGGCCCGCTCGGCTGA
- a CDS encoding prenyltransferase: protein MTTPRTEHLVLPGVLTAEQADATVAGVRAIQREDGAIPWFPGHHLDPWDHTEAAMALDAAGEHEAAARAYGWLQRHQNQDGSWYAAYRDGDAEQPVDRSRETNFCAYPTVGVWHHYLATGDEGFLDRMWPMVYASVEFVLLHQLPGGQIGWKREAPEAGGAPVTDALLTGSSSIHHALRCALAIADEREEPQPDWELATGALEHAIDHHPERFLDKSHYSMDWYYPILGGAVTGARATARIAERWDEFVVPGLGVRCVLPNPWVTGGESCELALALWAMGESDRALDVLQSIAHLRADDGMYWTGYVFEGNRAMWPEERTTWTAGSLLLAVAALGGDEATTAVFGGERLPRGLAPDCC, encoded by the coding sequence ATGACCACCCCTCGGACCGAACACCTCGTCCTGCCCGGGGTGCTCACGGCCGAGCAGGCGGATGCGACCGTTGCGGGCGTGCGCGCCATCCAACGCGAGGACGGCGCGATCCCCTGGTTCCCCGGGCACCACCTCGACCCGTGGGACCACACCGAAGCCGCCATGGCGCTGGACGCGGCCGGTGAGCACGAGGCCGCGGCACGGGCGTACGGATGGCTCCAGCGGCACCAGAACCAGGACGGCTCCTGGTACGCGGCCTACCGGGACGGCGATGCGGAGCAGCCCGTCGACCGGTCCCGGGAAACCAACTTCTGCGCCTATCCCACCGTCGGCGTCTGGCACCACTACCTCGCCACCGGGGACGAGGGCTTCTTGGACCGCATGTGGCCGATGGTCTACGCGTCGGTCGAGTTCGTGCTGCTGCACCAGTTGCCGGGCGGTCAGATCGGCTGGAAGCGTGAAGCGCCGGAGGCGGGAGGGGCGCCGGTCACGGACGCACTCCTGACGGGCAGTTCCTCGATCCACCACGCGCTGCGCTGTGCGCTGGCGATCGCCGATGAGCGGGAAGAACCCCAGCCGGACTGGGAGTTGGCGACCGGCGCCCTGGAACACGCGATAGACCACCACCCCGAGCGCTTCCTCGACAAGAGCCACTACTCCATGGACTGGTACTACCCGATCCTGGGCGGCGCGGTCACGGGCGCCCGGGCCACCGCACGGATCGCCGAGCGCTGGGACGAATTCGTGGTGCCAGGACTCGGGGTGCGGTGCGTGCTGCCCAATCCGTGGGTCACCGGCGGCGAGAGCTGTGAACTGGCCCTGGCGCTCTGGGCGATGGGGGAGTCCGACCGGGCGTTGGACGTCCTCCAGTCGATAGCGCACCTGCGGGCGGACGACGGGATGTACTGGACGGGTTACGTCTTCGAGGGCAACCGCGCGATGTGGCCCGAGGAACGGACCACCTGGACGGCCGGCTCACTGCTGTTGGCGGTGGCCGCCCTCGGGGGAGATGAGGCGACCACCGCGGTCTTCGGTGGGGAACGACTGCCGCGGGGGCTGGCTCCGGACTGCTGCTAG
- a CDS encoding class I SAM-dependent methyltransferase — MLTVDFSRFPLAAGDRVLDLGCGAGRHAFECYRRGAQVVAVDRNGEEIREVATWFAAMKEAGEAPAGATATAMEGDALQLPFPDATFDVVIISEVMEHIHDDKGVLAEMVRVLKPGGRIAITVPRYGPEKICWTLSDAYHEVEGGHIRIYKADELLARIEEAGLVTYGTHHAHALHSPYWWLKCAFGVDNDQVLPVKAYHKLLVWDIMKKPLATRLAEQALNPLIGKSFVAYATKPQLPRTTA; from the coding sequence GTGCTGACCGTCGACTTCTCCCGGTTCCCCCTCGCTGCGGGCGACCGCGTGCTCGACCTCGGCTGCGGCGCCGGCCGGCACGCCTTCGAGTGCTACCGCAGGGGCGCACAGGTCGTGGCGGTCGACCGCAACGGCGAGGAGATCCGCGAGGTCGCCACCTGGTTCGCCGCGATGAAGGAGGCGGGGGAGGCACCCGCGGGCGCCACCGCCACCGCGATGGAAGGGGACGCGCTCCAACTGCCCTTCCCCGACGCCACCTTCGACGTCGTGATCATCTCCGAAGTGATGGAACACATCCACGACGACAAGGGCGTACTGGCCGAGATGGTCCGCGTCCTCAAACCGGGCGGGCGGATCGCGATCACCGTCCCCCGCTATGGCCCCGAGAAGATCTGCTGGACCCTCAGCGATGCCTACCACGAGGTTGAGGGCGGACACATCCGCATCTACAAGGCCGATGAACTGCTGGCCCGGATCGAGGAAGCCGGGTTGGTCACCTACGGCACCCATCACGCCCATGCGCTGCACAGCCCCTACTGGTGGCTGAAGTGCGCCTTCGGCGTGGACAACGACCAGGTCCTGCCGGTGAAGGCGTATCACAAGCTCCTCGTGTGGGACATCATGAAGAAACCGCTGGCGACCCGGCTGGCCGAGCAGGCGCTCAACCCACTGATCGGCAAGAGTTTCGTGGCCTACGCGACCAAGCCCCAACTGCCCCGGACCACGGCATGA
- a CDS encoding TetR family transcriptional regulator translates to MTVAAKSPGPPPTSLTQRQEARRRSILDASTQLAGRGGFDAVQMREVAERSGVALGTLYRYFPSKIHLLVAIMQDQLDHLHTTLRKRPPAGTGPAERVAETLMRAFRALQREPQLADAMVRALTFADRSVSAEVDRVSQQTTAIILDAMAVAEPTAAQLSAVRVVEHTWHAALITWLSGRASIAQVRADIETVCQLLELAESEPATTDGATKAGGRNRSA, encoded by the coding sequence ATGACAGTCGCAGCCAAGTCGCCCGGGCCCCCGCCCACCTCCCTGACGCAGCGCCAGGAAGCACGCCGCCGCAGCATTCTGGACGCCAGTACCCAACTCGCCGGCCGGGGCGGATTCGACGCGGTGCAGATGCGGGAGGTCGCCGAGAGGTCCGGCGTCGCCCTCGGAACCCTCTACCGGTACTTCCCGTCCAAGATCCATCTACTGGTCGCGATCATGCAGGACCAGCTCGACCATCTGCACACCACCTTGCGCAAGCGTCCCCCGGCCGGGACCGGCCCGGCCGAGCGGGTCGCGGAGACACTGATGCGCGCCTTCCGTGCACTCCAACGCGAACCGCAGCTCGCGGACGCCATGGTGCGTGCCCTGACCTTCGCCGATCGCAGCGTCAGCGCCGAGGTGGATCGGGTCTCGCAGCAGACCACGGCGATCATCCTGGACGCCATGGCGGTGGCCGAGCCCACCGCCGCCCAACTCTCCGCGGTCCGGGTGGTGGAGCACACCTGGCACGCCGCGCTGATCACCTGGCTCTCCGGGCGGGCGTCCATCGCACAGGTGCGGGCGGACATCGAGACGGTGTGTCAACTCCTCGAACTGGCCGAGTCCGAGCCGGCGACGACGGACGGGGCCACCAAGGCGGGCGGGCGGAACAGGTCGGCCTGA